The following proteins are co-located in the Spea bombifrons isolate aSpeBom1 chromosome 3, aSpeBom1.2.pri, whole genome shotgun sequence genome:
- the LRRIQ4 gene encoding leucine-rich repeat and IQ domain-containing protein 4, with product MPEFSQNTTGKMLSVRFSNAVTSVSLGTNEQFLEMVQVKQESEPEEELPRQLRHHVFFMDFAGKKHTEIPAPVLDLEELEELHLEKNQIEVIPKEISHLRNVKVLYLNNNNIKHVCEELADLQSLHSLDLSNNPLSSSTLEIISKVHQLRELRLYSINLEVFPVELCKNLYHLQLLGLSSNHLKFLPPEIVNLINLKEIYLQNNKFEEFPLQICSLSSLEVIDLEQNKLKSIPVQVRSLSKLRKLFVGFNNISFIPKSLYHCTRMTVFDTSYNKLQKLPHKLTGLNELNELALSDNELRVFPSPLCQMQSLCVLYMKNTGLKNLPPAFGKLTFIRILDLSQNYFTDFPDVICGLNDLQILSLDDNLIRMITPEVKLLSKLTHLGLSGNRFSSFPEEICLIESLERLYIGQDQGIRLSNLPESISKLKNLKELYIENNNLEFLPSTFNQLQNLEVLDCHNNLLKRLPDEICQLQGLKKLSLQNNQLSSLPENLDLLQKLEVILLDGNALVDPPIEVYNLGKSYVWEYLKEKRRKNAFATKIQAWWRGLLVRKGLGPFAYLSNARQKGKKSKKDKKTKGKDKKGQTKGKKKN from the exons ATGCCTGAGTTCAGTCAAAACACGACTGGCAAGATGCTGAGCGTTCGATTTTCAAATGCCGTCACATCAGTTTCGTTGGGTACTAATGAGCAATTCTTGGAGATGGTTCAAGTCAAACAAGAGTCCGAGCCAGAGGAGGAGTTACCACGGCAGCTGCGGcatcatgtattttttatggatTTCGCAGGAAAAAAGCATACTGAAATCCCTGCTCCTGTTTTAGACCTTGAAGAGCTAGAGGAACTTCATTTGGAGAAAAACCAAATCGAAGTGATTCCAAAGGAGATTAGCCACCTTCGGAATGTGAAAGTCCTCTacctgaataataataatatcaaacaTGTCTGTGAGGAGCTTGCAGACCTACAAAGTCTACATAGCCTAGATCTTAGCAACAATCCACTGTCTTCCAGCACATTGGAAATAATAAGCAAAGTACATCAGCTCCGTGAACTTAGACTCTACAGTATAAATCTTGAAGTGTTCCCAGTCGAATTATGCAAAAACCTTTACCACCTGCAACTACTTGGCCTATCCAGCAACCATTTAAAGTTCCTTCCACCAGAAATAGTTAACCTAATAAACCTAAAGGAAATTTACCTGCAGAACAACAAATTTGAGGAATTTCCTTTGCAGATCTGTTCACTTTCTAGTCTTGAAGTGATTGACCTTGAACAAAATAAACTCAAATCAATACCTGTTCAAGTCAGATCCTTGTCAAAGCTTCGCAAACTTTTTGTTGGCTTTAACAACATTTCATTCATTCCAAAATCCCTGTACCACTGTACAAGGATGACTGTGTTTGACACATCTTATAACAAACTCCAAAAGCTTCCTCATAAACTCACTGGTCTAAATGAATTAAATGAACTGGCACTGTCAGACAATGAACTTCGCGTATTTCCATCCCCACTATGCCAAATGCAGTCCCTTTGTGTTCTGTACATGAAAAACACTGGCCTAAAAAACCTACCGCCAGCATTTGGCAAACTGACTTTCATTAGAATTCTGGATCTTAGTCAGAATTATTTCACAgattttcctgatgtaatcTGTGGCCTGAATGATCTCCAAATATTATCTCTGGATGACAATTTAATACGTATG ATTACCCCGGAAGTGAAGTTACTCTCCAAACTTACTCACTTGGGACTCAGTGGAAACAGATTTAGTTCCTTCCCAGAGGAAATTTGCCTCATTGAGTCATTAGAAAGACTGTATATTGGACAAGATCAAGGGATCAGACTTTCAAACTTACCAGAAAGTATTTCTAAGTTAAAG AATTTGAAGGAGTTGTACATTGAAAACAACAATTTGGAATTTCTTCCATCAACTTTTAACCAACTGCAAAATCTAGAAGTTTTGGATTGTCACAACAACCTTTTAAAACGCCTACCAGATGAGATCTGCCAGCTTCAAG GTTTAAAGAAATTGTCTCTTCAGAACAATCAACTTTCTAGTCTTCCAGAAAACTTGGACCTGTTGCAGAAGTTGGAGGTGATTTTGCTTGATGGAAATGCCTTGGTAGACCCACCCATTGAGGTGTACAACCTCGGAAAATCCTATGTCTGGGAATACTTAAAGGAAAAGAGGCGTAAAAATGCATTTGCCACAAAG ATCCAAGCATGGTGGCGTGGGCTCTTGGTACGGAAAGGACTGGGGCCATTTGCGTATTTAAGCAATGCTCgacaaaaaggaaagaaatcCAAAAAAGATAAGAAAACAAAAGGCAAAGACAAGAAAGGTCAAACaaaagggaagaagaaaaactGA
- the LRRC31 gene encoding leucine-rich repeat-containing protein 31 isoform X2: MVFGTKPAESKAIQMETKDGQESEKDRDVQKKSPFDLIFNQIQRKKSNKGKSDFFQVNRFFRGFERNVAKPEKENAPQETDGAQATDPTPDNVDGNSSTEKTEFESEESAWWKVEQLMQKFGKRAERNYITLNNCELTAADMKELSVLLCCLSDVEELDISWNDLIGGSVHLLTSQFSHISNLKILALSNCSLTVNDFVALGEALKLVPHLEGLDLSWNTHLGGNLTSVTQHFSSQCNIKSLNLTECNLKSQDIDALAQALSKMPKLESLDLSANKEIGAVIMKITEELMLCSYLRELKLHAAGLKQDGIKNLSSAFEHWPCLRQLDLSGNKEAGGGFREAAARLTSFKQLELLDIHKCCLSADDIAALTQVIPLLSNLQVLNISSNKSVGQSPEHLFSRLRFLPKLKSVIASNCALRTESIVALAEASNYLLDLEILDLSWNKCVGGNLKLFSKTLKNTAALHSLMLSSCNLVTQDMAVLASAVQDGHLQDLQLLDLAYNDTISDEGWGLFFESLGDLKNIAELDISLRPSSSRHCGPWFIHLLSSFLKLPKLKDLGMQRWVLSDAEQQQLDRVSKERTININFD, from the exons ATGGTTTTTGGGACTAAACCAGCAGAATCTAAAGCAATCCAAATGGAGACCAAAG ATGGACAAGAATCAGAAAAGGACCGTGATGTTCAGAAAAAGTCTCCTTTTGATCTGATTTTTAAccagatacaaagaaaaaagtcCAACAAGGGAAAGAGTGATTTTTTCCAAGTAAACAGGTTTTTCAGAGGATTTGAGAGAAATGTGGCAAAGCCTGAGAAGGAAAATGCACCCCAGGAAACTGATGGAGCACAAGCTACAGATCCCACCCCAGACAATGTTGATGGAAACTCTTCTACTG aaaaaacagaatttgaatCGGAGGAGTCTGCTTGGTGGAAAGTGGAGCAGTTGAtgcagaaatttggaaaacgaGCAGAGAGAAATTATATCACTCTAAACAACTGTGAACTGACAGCTGCTGACATGAAAGAACTCA GCGTACTTCTGTGTTGTCTATCAGATGTGGAAGAGCTCGACATTTCATGGAATGATCTGATCGGTGGATCTGTGCATTTGCTGACCTCACAATTCAGTCATATTAGCAATCTTAAAATACTGGCTCTAAGTAACTGCAGTCTCACGGTCAATGACTTTGTCGCTTTAG GAGAAGCTCTCAAATTGGTTCCTCATTTAGAAGGACTTGATTTGTCGTGGAACACTCACCTAGGTGGAAATCTGACCAGCGTCACCCAACACTTCTCCAGCCAATGTAACATAAAGAGCCTTAATTTAACAGAATGTAACCTCAAGTCACAAGACATTGACGCCCTAG CACAGGCTCTAAGTAAGATGCCGAAACTGGAGTCTTTGGATCTTTCAGCAAACAAAGAAATTGGGGCTGTTATCATGAAAATCACTGAGGAACTGATGCTCTGCTCTTATCTGAGGGAATTAAAGCTTCATGCTGCTGGCTTAAAGCAGGACGGCATCAAGAATTTAA GTTCTGCGTTTGAGCACTGGCCATGTTTACGACAGCTTGATCTGTCTGGGAATAAGGAAGCTGGAGGAGGATTTCGAGAAGCGGCGGCTCGTCTTACGTCATTCAAGCAACTAGAACTCTTAGATATTCACAAGTGTTGCCTTTCAGCAGATGACATCGCAGCTCTTA ccCAGGTCATTCCTTTGCTATCAAATCTCCAAGTGCTGAATATATCATCAAATAAATCTGTTGGCCAGTCCCCTGAACATCTTTTCAGTAGACTGAGATTTTTGCCAAAGCTCAAATCCGTGATCGCCAGCAACTGTGCCTTAAGGACAGAATCCATTGTAGCACTAG CTGAAGCATCCAACTATCTCTTGGACCTGGAAATTCTGGATCTATCATGGAACAAGTGTGTCGGAGGAAACCTAAAACTATTTtcaaaaaccctaaaaaacacAGCTGCCCTCCACAGTCTGATGCTGAGTTCCTGTAACCTGGTGACTCAAGACATGGCAGTGTTGG CATCAGCGGTACAGGATGGACACCTGCAGGATTTACAGCTACTGGATCTTGCGTACAATGATACAATATCTGATGAAGGATGGGGTCTATTTTTTGAAAGTTTAGGTGACCTAAAGAACATTGCTGAACTAGATATAAGCCTACGGCCTTCTTCCAGTCGTCATTGCGGACCATGGTTCATTCATTTGCTTTCAAGCTTCTTAAAACTGCCTAAACTCAAAGACCTGGGAATGCAGAGATGGGTGCTTTCAGATGCAGAGCAGCAGCAACTGGACCGTGTTAGTAAAGAGAGaactattaatattaattttgacTGA
- the LRRC31 gene encoding leucine-rich repeat-containing protein 31 isoform X1: MVFGTKPAESKAIQMETKDGQESEKDRDVQKKSPFDLIFNQIQRKKSNKGKSDFFQVNRFFRGFERNVAKPEKENAPQETDGAQATDPTPDNVDGNSSTAEKTEFESEESAWWKVEQLMQKFGKRAERNYITLNNCELTAADMKELSVLLCCLSDVEELDISWNDLIGGSVHLLTSQFSHISNLKILALSNCSLTVNDFVALGEALKLVPHLEGLDLSWNTHLGGNLTSVTQHFSSQCNIKSLNLTECNLKSQDIDALAQALSKMPKLESLDLSANKEIGAVIMKITEELMLCSYLRELKLHAAGLKQDGIKNLSSAFEHWPCLRQLDLSGNKEAGGGFREAAARLTSFKQLELLDIHKCCLSADDIAALTQVIPLLSNLQVLNISSNKSVGQSPEHLFSRLRFLPKLKSVIASNCALRTESIVALAEASNYLLDLEILDLSWNKCVGGNLKLFSKTLKNTAALHSLMLSSCNLVTQDMAVLASAVQDGHLQDLQLLDLAYNDTISDEGWGLFFESLGDLKNIAELDISLRPSSSRHCGPWFIHLLSSFLKLPKLKDLGMQRWVLSDAEQQQLDRVSKERTININFD, from the exons ATGGTTTTTGGGACTAAACCAGCAGAATCTAAAGCAATCCAAATGGAGACCAAAG ATGGACAAGAATCAGAAAAGGACCGTGATGTTCAGAAAAAGTCTCCTTTTGATCTGATTTTTAAccagatacaaagaaaaaagtcCAACAAGGGAAAGAGTGATTTTTTCCAAGTAAACAGGTTTTTCAGAGGATTTGAGAGAAATGTGGCAAAGCCTGAGAAGGAAAATGCACCCCAGGAAACTGATGGAGCACAAGCTACAGATCCCACCCCAGACAATGTTGATGGAAACTCTTCTACTG CagaaaaaacagaatttgaatCGGAGGAGTCTGCTTGGTGGAAAGTGGAGCAGTTGAtgcagaaatttggaaaacgaGCAGAGAGAAATTATATCACTCTAAACAACTGTGAACTGACAGCTGCTGACATGAAAGAACTCA GCGTACTTCTGTGTTGTCTATCAGATGTGGAAGAGCTCGACATTTCATGGAATGATCTGATCGGTGGATCTGTGCATTTGCTGACCTCACAATTCAGTCATATTAGCAATCTTAAAATACTGGCTCTAAGTAACTGCAGTCTCACGGTCAATGACTTTGTCGCTTTAG GAGAAGCTCTCAAATTGGTTCCTCATTTAGAAGGACTTGATTTGTCGTGGAACACTCACCTAGGTGGAAATCTGACCAGCGTCACCCAACACTTCTCCAGCCAATGTAACATAAAGAGCCTTAATTTAACAGAATGTAACCTCAAGTCACAAGACATTGACGCCCTAG CACAGGCTCTAAGTAAGATGCCGAAACTGGAGTCTTTGGATCTTTCAGCAAACAAAGAAATTGGGGCTGTTATCATGAAAATCACTGAGGAACTGATGCTCTGCTCTTATCTGAGGGAATTAAAGCTTCATGCTGCTGGCTTAAAGCAGGACGGCATCAAGAATTTAA GTTCTGCGTTTGAGCACTGGCCATGTTTACGACAGCTTGATCTGTCTGGGAATAAGGAAGCTGGAGGAGGATTTCGAGAAGCGGCGGCTCGTCTTACGTCATTCAAGCAACTAGAACTCTTAGATATTCACAAGTGTTGCCTTTCAGCAGATGACATCGCAGCTCTTA ccCAGGTCATTCCTTTGCTATCAAATCTCCAAGTGCTGAATATATCATCAAATAAATCTGTTGGCCAGTCCCCTGAACATCTTTTCAGTAGACTGAGATTTTTGCCAAAGCTCAAATCCGTGATCGCCAGCAACTGTGCCTTAAGGACAGAATCCATTGTAGCACTAG CTGAAGCATCCAACTATCTCTTGGACCTGGAAATTCTGGATCTATCATGGAACAAGTGTGTCGGAGGAAACCTAAAACTATTTtcaaaaaccctaaaaaacacAGCTGCCCTCCACAGTCTGATGCTGAGTTCCTGTAACCTGGTGACTCAAGACATGGCAGTGTTGG CATCAGCGGTACAGGATGGACACCTGCAGGATTTACAGCTACTGGATCTTGCGTACAATGATACAATATCTGATGAAGGATGGGGTCTATTTTTTGAAAGTTTAGGTGACCTAAAGAACATTGCTGAACTAGATATAAGCCTACGGCCTTCTTCCAGTCGTCATTGCGGACCATGGTTCATTCATTTGCTTTCAAGCTTCTTAAAACTGCCTAAACTCAAAGACCTGGGAATGCAGAGATGGGTGCTTTCAGATGCAGAGCAGCAGCAACTGGACCGTGTTAGTAAAGAGAGaactattaatattaattttgacTGA
- the LRRC31 gene encoding leucine-rich repeat-containing protein 31 isoform X3 → MVFGTKPAESKAIQMETKDGQESEKDRDVQKKSPFDLIFNQIQRKKSNKGKSDFFQVNRFFRGFERNVAKPEKENAPQETDGAQATDPTPDNVDGNSSTAEKTEFESEESAWWKVEQLMQKFGKRAERNYITLNNCELTAADMKELSVLLCCLSDVEELDISWNDLIGGSVHLLTSQFSHISNLKILALSNCSLTVNDFVALGEALKLVPHLEGLDLSWNTHLGGNLTSVTQHFSSQCNIKSLNLTECNLKSQDIDALANKEIGAVIMKITEELMLCSYLRELKLHAAGLKQDGIKNLSSAFEHWPCLRQLDLSGNKEAGGGFREAAARLTSFKQLELLDIHKCCLSADDIAALTQVIPLLSNLQVLNISSNKSVGQSPEHLFSRLRFLPKLKSVIASNCALRTESIVALAEASNYLLDLEILDLSWNKCVGGNLKLFSKTLKNTAALHSLMLSSCNLVTQDMAVLASAVQDGHLQDLQLLDLAYNDTISDEGWGLFFESLGDLKNIAELDISLRPSSSRHCGPWFIHLLSSFLKLPKLKDLGMQRWVLSDAEQQQLDRVSKERTININFD, encoded by the exons ATGGTTTTTGGGACTAAACCAGCAGAATCTAAAGCAATCCAAATGGAGACCAAAG ATGGACAAGAATCAGAAAAGGACCGTGATGTTCAGAAAAAGTCTCCTTTTGATCTGATTTTTAAccagatacaaagaaaaaagtcCAACAAGGGAAAGAGTGATTTTTTCCAAGTAAACAGGTTTTTCAGAGGATTTGAGAGAAATGTGGCAAAGCCTGAGAAGGAAAATGCACCCCAGGAAACTGATGGAGCACAAGCTACAGATCCCACCCCAGACAATGTTGATGGAAACTCTTCTACTG CagaaaaaacagaatttgaatCGGAGGAGTCTGCTTGGTGGAAAGTGGAGCAGTTGAtgcagaaatttggaaaacgaGCAGAGAGAAATTATATCACTCTAAACAACTGTGAACTGACAGCTGCTGACATGAAAGAACTCA GCGTACTTCTGTGTTGTCTATCAGATGTGGAAGAGCTCGACATTTCATGGAATGATCTGATCGGTGGATCTGTGCATTTGCTGACCTCACAATTCAGTCATATTAGCAATCTTAAAATACTGGCTCTAAGTAACTGCAGTCTCACGGTCAATGACTTTGTCGCTTTAG GAGAAGCTCTCAAATTGGTTCCTCATTTAGAAGGACTTGATTTGTCGTGGAACACTCACCTAGGTGGAAATCTGACCAGCGTCACCCAACACTTCTCCAGCCAATGTAACATAAAGAGCCTTAATTTAACAGAATGTAACCTCAAGTCACAAGACATTGACGCCCTAG CAAACAAAGAAATTGGGGCTGTTATCATGAAAATCACTGAGGAACTGATGCTCTGCTCTTATCTGAGGGAATTAAAGCTTCATGCTGCTGGCTTAAAGCAGGACGGCATCAAGAATTTAA GTTCTGCGTTTGAGCACTGGCCATGTTTACGACAGCTTGATCTGTCTGGGAATAAGGAAGCTGGAGGAGGATTTCGAGAAGCGGCGGCTCGTCTTACGTCATTCAAGCAACTAGAACTCTTAGATATTCACAAGTGTTGCCTTTCAGCAGATGACATCGCAGCTCTTA ccCAGGTCATTCCTTTGCTATCAAATCTCCAAGTGCTGAATATATCATCAAATAAATCTGTTGGCCAGTCCCCTGAACATCTTTTCAGTAGACTGAGATTTTTGCCAAAGCTCAAATCCGTGATCGCCAGCAACTGTGCCTTAAGGACAGAATCCATTGTAGCACTAG CTGAAGCATCCAACTATCTCTTGGACCTGGAAATTCTGGATCTATCATGGAACAAGTGTGTCGGAGGAAACCTAAAACTATTTtcaaaaaccctaaaaaacacAGCTGCCCTCCACAGTCTGATGCTGAGTTCCTGTAACCTGGTGACTCAAGACATGGCAGTGTTGG CATCAGCGGTACAGGATGGACACCTGCAGGATTTACAGCTACTGGATCTTGCGTACAATGATACAATATCTGATGAAGGATGGGGTCTATTTTTTGAAAGTTTAGGTGACCTAAAGAACATTGCTGAACTAGATATAAGCCTACGGCCTTCTTCCAGTCGTCATTGCGGACCATGGTTCATTCATTTGCTTTCAAGCTTCTTAAAACTGCCTAAACTCAAAGACCTGGGAATGCAGAGATGGGTGCTTTCAGATGCAGAGCAGCAGCAACTGGACCGTGTTAGTAAAGAGAGaactattaatattaattttgacTGA